Proteins encoded in a region of the Pelmatolapia mariae isolate MD_Pm_ZW linkage group LG6, Pm_UMD_F_2, whole genome shotgun sequence genome:
- the palb2 gene encoding partner and localizer of BRCA2, which yields METTVGDILHCEEQLRSTLHSDDKEKLRRKLAELQREYLRTAQRLQRAERLEAVQRHVRSRIAEQNHLEQRDTEAASNLRLNPSSLILNSSSDKAQGLTRGQRHTEGPAESDNSGSNQVIRFSLPSDACPQTPDLSHAEPTGYRAGSSLRLRSRRSRLRWESRSTENNEKGQEQGEGMESAKRAGEEEKLASDGADAVNESEELFSGTDSESPSLLLTHWSTHGCTESGDIQGKDIPRSQEQKEKGEGEKESESLLLTTQTENRGQETTQNKPRKEGARGEDGGNSRGQNEENISKDTEQNVGDKTESKKRHDNSVEVKEEKNEFTGGGKSGSLLDSCTLVEGLLFPVEYYVRTTRRMTFSQSQPDMQAVIESQLSRGRQRRSRGRAKGQNRNTQSSELSQPHTQTDFSSLTTAFGDPNKPSQAVASVCASAEHSQNSGEISACQMDSSFSPTSARPARGQRRKRGTGRGRSQTGRASLSLNTHQSPGEQTSDGPQPTDIPVSSCQSLQGADGPEPCPIPGETDPATDEPQHVPTHITDPPLTAGDNRASSSSASGHPEKVYEIFMKRNNKANRSPHMNQSTSSWRSLLLPSLSPAQTSLLRFPSLLSGPLMNLDTHQDFHLPDDQFASLKLLKLRQVTGESAVEPFSSPSYNTRSSWRRFDFRCSGADPATPLPLPLSLTPTIASSPGHNEEQLAATQSINIQSVSEEHRLTDKVMKHSFTEEQQTENSLAETHSSPTEPVGQKCANVCIDAEQETVIVNSHIELQTLMNSADRPVCTENDDVINHPEKLKVKHPEPEKQTYYGVVHASEDLRCINHSEEDKVTTELVSFESPLEEVSSSSCADIQACNETNPPGEPLKSLNRLTENQTKSSHGVISQLMLSSPLASAPSLFITPHLPSSTLSTSPKLPSLGLTPHPVTCSLPLTSSPSAPCLTLPPPYSPSRQAVSPPPLSPCPSITYLPPSPSALSPSGEIHHLSKPPVRANQHHTVEPTTPLSPSGHQLEDSAGQLDLRTKETKEELVIRHMHTLRAAAGGILVDACCFPGSSDTLCVAAAGKWAVCLWSQASASEWKLIHTWTFSEPVISVFHVLDAAGLICVTLGQLEIREVRVLSCSSLMQILLCEGILQAAIGVSRSRVVTTSHSATGSTLLVFTLSDYSSPSSQTLVSPGVCVGALAPVDGLPDALIGTDEGGHLFVWNLKTGKLLRRVLFGEGFSHTACLRGYSSCGVLFVLLQHQFLSSLEDEEKEGKIKDPKTALFSLVAINPLSGQSIPATQLYPPETWAGRLCEADVSGSGVVGLSQSGCACVWELGHPGASRMVWAPESEGWQLARWGGLNTLVTGHHNGDVTLYCYSQNSRCC from the exons ATGGAGACCACTGTGGGAGATATTCTGCACTGTGAGGAGCAGCTGAGATCTACGCTGCATTCTGATGATAAGGAGAAG CTTCGTAGGAAGTTGGCTGAATTACAAAGGGAATATCTCAGGACAGCCCAGAGACTGCAG CGTGCCGAGCGCTTGGAGGCAGTACAGAGacatgtgaggagcaggatcgCTGAACAAAACCACCTGGAGCAAAGAGACACGGAGGCTGCATCAAATCTCCGTCTCAATCCTTCTTCATTGATactgaacagcagcagtgacaaAGCTCAGGGCTTAACTCGGGGCCAGAGACACACTGAAG GTCCAGCTGAATCTGACAACTCAGGGAGCAACCAGGTGATCAGGTTCTCACTTCCATCTGATGCTTGCCCGCAAACGCCAGATCTCAGCCATGCTGAACCTACAGGTTATAGAGCAGGTTCTTCCCTGCGCCTCAGGTCACGACGCAGCCGCCTACGCTGGGAAAGTAGGAGCACAGAGAACAATGAAAAGGGACAGGAGCAGGGTGAGGGGATGGAAAGTGCCAaaagagcaggagaggaggagaaactcGCATCAGATGGAGCAGATGCTGTAAATGAAAGTGAAGAGCTTTTTTCTGGTACAGATTCCGAGTCTCCCTCTCTGCTGCTTACACACTGGAGCACACATGGATGTACTGAATCAGGAGATATTCAGGGAAAAGACATCCCTAGATCCCaagaacaaaaggaaaaaggtGAAGGAGAGAAAGAATCCGAGTCATTGTTGCTCAcaacacaaactgaaaacagGGGGCAGGAGACCACACAAAACAAACCGAGAAAAGAAGGGGCGAGAGGAGAGGATGGTGGAAATAGTAGAGGACAGAATGAAGAGAACATTAGTAAAGACACTGAACAAAATGTAGGGgacaaaacagaaagtaaaaaaagGCATGATAATAGTGTGGAagtaaaagaggaaaagaatgAGTTTACTGGAGGTGGAAAAAGTGGGAGCCTTCTGGACTCCTGTACGTTAGTGGAGGGACTACTCTTCCCAGTGGAATACTACGTTCGAACCACAAGACGAATGACATTTTCACAGAGCCAGCCTGACATGCAGGCTGTAATAGAGTCCCAGCTGAGCAGGGGACGACAACGCAGGAGCCGAGGTCGTGCCAAAGGACAGAACAGGAACACACAGAGCAGCGAACTTTCACAGCCGCACACTCAGACAGATTTCTCCTCTCTAACAACTGCATTTGGGGAccctaacaaaccatcacagGCTGTTGCATCTGTGTGTGCATCTGCTGAACACAGCCAGAACTCTGGTGAGATTTCAGCTTGTCAGATGGACTCTAGTTTTTCTCCCACGTCTGCTCGTCCAGCACGAGgccagaggaggaagagaggcacGGGGAGAGGGAGATCTCAGACCGGACGAGCCTCTCTTAGTTTGAACACACATCAGTCACCAGGTGAGCAAACCTCAGATGGTCCCCAACCTACAGACATTCcagtctcttcctgtcagtCTCTCCAAGGAGCTGATGGACCAGAGCCCTGCCCAATCCCAGGAGAAACCGACCCAGCAACAGATGAACCACAGCACGTGCCCACACACATCACTGATCCTCCGCTTACTGCTGGAGATAATAGAGCTTCTTCCAGCTCTGCCTCTGGACATCCAGAGAAGGTCTATGAAATCTTTATGAAGAGGAACAACAAGGCTAACAGATCCCCACACATGAACCAAA GTACATCGAGCTGGCGATCTCTCCTCTTGCCCTCCTTGTCACCGGCTCAAACGTCTCTGCTTCGTTTTCCCTCTCTGTTGTCTGGCCCGCTGATGAACTTGGACACCCACCAAGATTTTCATCTCCCAGATGACCAGTTTGCCTCCCTGAAGCTCCTCAAGCTTCGCCAAGTTACTGGAGAATCTGCAGTTGAACCTTTCTCATCCCCATCTTACAACACACGCAGCAGCTGGCGCCGCTTTGACTTTCGATGCAGTGGTGCTGATCCAGCGACGCCTCTTCCTCTCCCGCTAAGCCTCACACCCACAATTGCAAGTTCACCAGGTCATAATGAAGAACAGCTGGCTGCTACCCAGTCCATAAACATCCAGAGTGTATCAGAAGAACACAGGCTTACAGATAAAGTGATGAAGCACTCCTTCACTGAAGAGCAGCAGACTGAAAACAGCTTGGCAGAGACTCACTCTAGCCCAACAGAGCCGGTGGGGCAAAAGTGTGCTAATGTCTGTATAGATGCAGAGCAGGAAACTGTGATTGTGAACTCGCATATTGAACTTCAGACTCTCATGAACTCTGCAGACAGACCAGTCTGCACAGAgaatgatgatgtcatcaatcACCCAGAAAAACTTAAAGTAAAACATCCCGAACccgaaaaacaaacatattatgGTGTGGTCCATGCTTCAGAGGATCTGAGGTGTATAAATCACAGTGAAGAAGATAAAGTTACCACTGAGCTGGTTTCCTTTGAGTCACCTCTAGAGGAAGTCTCCTCCAGCAGCTGCGCTGATATACAAGCATGTAATGAAACAAACCCTCCAGGAGAACCTCTGAAGTCTCTAAACAGACTCACTGAAAATCAGACCAAATCTTCACACGGTGTCATCTCTCAGCTCATGTTGAGTTCCCCTCTGGCTTCAGCACCCTCCCTCTTTATAACCCCACACCTGCCTTCATCCACCCTAAGTACCAGCCCAAAACTACCCTCACTAGGTCTCACCCCTCACCCTGTCACCTGCAGCCTCCCTCTGACCTCCTCCCCCTCTGCCCCTTGTCTCACCCTGCCTCCACCATACAGCCCTTCCAGACAGGCTGTCTCTCCTCCACCCCTGTCTCCCTGTCCCTCCATCACTTACCTCCCTCCTAGCCCCTCTGCTCTCTCTCCATCTGGAGAGATCCACCATTTATCTAAGCCACCGGTTAGAGCCAatcagcatcacacagttgaaCCCACTACTCCCCTGAGTCCCTCCGGCCATCAGCTGGAGGACTCAGCTGGGCAGTTGGACCTGAGAACAAAGGAGACGAAAGAAGAACTTGTAAttagacacatgcacacattgagg gctGCAGCAGGAGGCATTCTGGTAGATGCTTGCTGTTTTCCTGGATCCTCAGACACTTTGTGtgtagcagcagcaggaaagTGGGCAGTGTGCCTTTGGAGTCAAGCTTCAGCATCTGAATGGAAATTAATACACACCTGGACCTTTAGTGAG CCAGTGATCAGTGTGTTTCATGTCCTGGATGCTGCTGGGCTGATCTGTGTGACTCTGGGTCAGCTGGAAATCAGAGAAGTGAG GGTGCTGTCATGCTCCAGCCTCATGCAAATATTGCTCTGTGAGGGGATTCTTCAGGCAGCGATTGGTGTGTCCCGGTCCAGAGTGGTGACCACCTCCCACTCAGCCACAGGTTCCACTCTGCTAGTGTTTACGCTGTCAGACTACAG ctcaCCAAGCTCTCAGACTCTGGTATCTCCAGGTGTTTGCGTGGGAGCGCTTGCACCAGTTGACGGACTTCCTGATGCTCTCATTGGTACAGATGAAGGCGGACACCTTTTTGTCTG GAACCTAAAGACTGGAAAGCTGCTGCGCAGAGTCCTCTTTGGAGAGGGTTTTTCTCACACAGCCTGCCTCAGAGGATATTCCTCCTGT GGAGTGTTGTTTGTCCTGCTGCAGCATCAGTTTCTAAGCTCTTTAGAAGacgaagaaaaagaaggaaaaataaaagatcCTAAGACTGCCTTGTTCTCCTTGGTCGCCATTAACCCTCTAAGTGGACAATCCATCCCCGCTACTCAGCTGTACCCACCAGAAACCTGGGCTGGCAG GCTGTGCGAAGCCGACGTCAGTGGCTCCGGCGTGGTGGGCCTGAGTCAGAGCGGCTGCGCCTGTGTGTGGGAGCTCGGGCACCCGGGGGCTTCGAGGATGGTGTGGGCTCCAGAGAGTGAAGGCTGGCAGCTGGCTCGATGGGGGGGATTAAACACGCTGGTGACTGGACATCACAACGGAGACGTGACTTTATACTGCTACAGTCAGAACTCGCGCTGCTGCTAA
- the LOC134629004 gene encoding retinol dehydrogenase 8-like: protein MERHGQKVVLITGCSSGIGLRIAVMLAEDEKQRYHVIATMRDLKRKDNLVKAAGDLYGKTLFVAELDVCSDESVKQCIDSIKDRHIDILISNAGIGLVGPVESIPMDEMNNVFETNFYGSVRLIKEVMPDMKNRRAGRIIVISSVMGLQGVAFNEVYAASKFALEGFCKGLAAQLLSFNVTLSMLEPGPVHTEFELKMIKGMKEKEWPSVDPDTVNYFRNFYLPGAVDIFEILGQTPDHIAKRTMSVIEASNPHFHNLTNPLYSPILALKYADETGHLSLQAFYCMLFTLRPLMNVGMPVLKYLTFGFMRKWRISPN from the exons ATGGAGAGACACGGGCAGAAAGTGGTGCTGATCACAGGCTGTTCCTCCGGCATCGGCCTGAGGATTGCCGTAATGCTGGCCGAGGATGAAAAGCAGCGCTATCACG TAATAGCTACGATGCGTGACCTGAAACGTAAAGATAATCTGGTGAAAGCTGCTGGGGATTTGTACGGCAAAACTCTTTTTGTGGCTGAACTGGACGTCTGCAGTGACGAGTCCGTGAAACAGTGTATCGACAGCATCAAAGATCGACACATAGATATCCTCA TAAGTAATGCAGGCATCGGCCTGGTGGGTCCAGTGGAGAGCATCCCTATGGACGAGATGAACAACGTCTTTGAGACCAACTTCTACGGATCAGTTCGCCTGATCAAGGAGGTGATGCCTGACATGAAGAATAGGAGAGCGGGACGCATCATAGTGATCAGCAGTGTGATGGGACTCCAAG GCGTGGCGTTTAACGAGGTATACGCAGCTTCCAAGTTTGCTCTTGAGGGCTTCTGCAAGGGTCTGGCTGCGCAGCTTTTGAGTTTTAATGTCAC ATTATCAATGCTGGAGCCAGGCCCCGTGCacacagaatttgaattaaagaTGATTAAGGGCATGAAAGAGAAGGAGTGGCCTAGTGTTGATCCTGACACAGTGAATTACTTCAGGAATTTCTATCTCCCTGGTGCTGTGGATATCTTTGAGATACTGGGACAAACACCTGATCACATTGCCAAA CGTACAATGAGCGTGATCGAAGCCAGCAATCCACATTTCCACAATTTGACCAACCCGCTATACTCGCCCATTTTAGCGCTGAAATATGCCGATGAAACTGGACACCTGTCTCTCCAGGCCTTCTACTGCATGCTCTTTACCCTGCGTCCTTTGATGAACGTCGGCATGCCCGTCCTGAAGTACCTCACCTTTGGGTTCATGAGGAAATGGAGAATTTCACCAAACTAG